A genomic region of Synechococcus sp. NOUM97013 contains the following coding sequences:
- a CDS encoding GDSL-type esterase/lipase family protein — translation MRAPRQLVVIGDSGVVGWGDREGGGWCERLRRHWMELPDAPLIYGLGVRGDGLEAVSARWEREWACRGELRRKQPEAILLAVGLNDTARVGRPDGRQPLDAEAFRFGFEQLLRAIQPRASVFVLGLTPVDEQAMPFADCLWYGNGDVAVHEAQIEEACLEVDVPFLALHAAMQADPDWLQWMEPDGIHLNGCGHVWIDQRVRGWDALQRWAGLETRTQLTPW, via the coding sequence ATGCGGGCTCCCCGGCAACTGGTGGTGATCGGCGATAGCGGCGTTGTCGGCTGGGGGGATCGCGAAGGCGGCGGTTGGTGTGAACGGTTGCGTCGGCACTGGATGGAGCTCCCTGATGCTCCGCTGATCTATGGCCTCGGTGTGCGCGGTGATGGTCTTGAAGCGGTGTCAGCGCGCTGGGAGCGTGAATGGGCCTGTCGTGGTGAGCTGCGGCGCAAACAACCGGAAGCGATCCTGCTGGCGGTCGGTCTCAACGACACCGCGCGGGTTGGTCGCCCCGATGGCCGCCAACCTCTGGATGCCGAGGCGTTTCGCTTCGGATTTGAGCAGCTGCTGCGGGCGATCCAGCCGCGGGCTTCGGTGTTTGTGCTGGGACTGACGCCTGTGGATGAACAGGCCATGCCCTTTGCGGACTGCCTTTGGTATGGCAATGGGGATGTGGCGGTGCACGAAGCCCAGATCGAGGAAGCCTGCCTCGAAGTGGATGTGCCCTTCCTGGCGCTGCATGCTGCGATGCAGGCGGATCCCGATTGGCTGCAGTGGATGGAACCCGATGGCATCCATCTCAACGGTTGCGGCCATGTCTGGATCGACCAGCGTGTGCGTGGCTGGGATGCCTTGCAACGCTGGGCTGGTTTGGAAACACGCACGCAGCTCACACCCTGGTGA
- a CDS encoding PhnE/PtxC family ABC transporter permease, producing MIRALRPTAPALALLPALALVPVLIVVLQAVHGGGSEIWAAFLLGAVRPSLDPVLIGSLLRALEVTVATALTGWGCSLLIGVVLGCLSSERLWLTFRWPGLPAMLLRRLLALPRSVHELIWGLLLLQVFGLHPWVAVAAITIPYAALVARVWRDQLQSLDPSRLEALLQAGASPLSACFTAFAPAMGGVLMSYGGYRLECALRSATLLGVFGLGGLGTDLELSLKSLRFQELWTGLWLLALVSIALEQGLRQWRQHSGQARLAQRQVLGFVAVVVMAVVVGGLWLARLFPDAGPLSWMPLIWPDGRALLLAAQELPWLPMIWETLMLTVLAAGIAIGLPPLVLLLSSCRLWRSCLGALWTLLRLIPPPLTVLLLLLSNRPTLAIGALALGLHNAGVMGRLLQEGLDQQDDGSRTALRSSGASQRVSWLYGLLSPRSPSHLAYGAYRSDVILRETVVVGLIGGSGLGWQLLESLSSFHWAAVLLLLASYALITLCGEVLSDGSRQHWLQS from the coding sequence ATGATCAGGGCGCTTCGGCCGACGGCCCCGGCCCTGGCCCTGCTGCCAGCCCTGGCTCTGGTGCCGGTTCTGATCGTGGTGCTTCAGGCCGTCCATGGCGGTGGCAGCGAGATCTGGGCCGCATTCCTGCTCGGTGCTGTCCGCCCCTCCTTGGATCCTGTTCTGATCGGGTCTCTGCTCAGGGCACTTGAGGTGACCGTGGCCACGGCGCTCACGGGCTGGGGCTGCAGCCTGCTGATCGGCGTCGTACTGGGTTGCCTGAGTTCAGAGCGTCTCTGGCTCACGTTCCGCTGGCCCGGCTTGCCAGCGATGCTTCTGCGCCGGCTGCTGGCCTTGCCGCGTTCGGTGCATGAACTGATCTGGGGCTTGCTGCTGCTGCAGGTGTTTGGACTGCATCCCTGGGTCGCTGTTGCCGCGATCACCATTCCCTATGCCGCCCTGGTGGCGCGTGTCTGGCGCGATCAGTTGCAGAGCCTCGACCCTTCCCGGCTGGAGGCCCTGCTTCAGGCCGGTGCGTCGCCACTGTCGGCCTGCTTCACCGCCTTTGCGCCGGCCATGGGGGGGGTGTTGATGAGCTACGGCGGCTATCGGTTGGAGTGCGCTCTGCGCAGTGCCACCCTGCTGGGAGTGTTCGGGCTTGGTGGCCTCGGAACCGATCTTGAACTCAGTCTCAAATCGCTGCGTTTTCAGGAGCTCTGGACGGGCCTCTGGCTGCTGGCTCTGGTGAGCATCGCCCTCGAGCAGGGATTGCGGCAGTGGCGCCAGCACAGCGGTCAGGCGCGGCTGGCACAACGGCAGGTGCTTGGCTTTGTTGCTGTGGTGGTGATGGCTGTGGTGGTCGGTGGTCTCTGGCTGGCGCGTCTGTTCCCGGATGCCGGCCCTCTCAGCTGGATGCCGCTGATCTGGCCGGATGGCCGCGCGCTGCTGCTGGCGGCGCAGGAGCTTCCCTGGCTGCCGATGATCTGGGAAACGCTGATGCTCACGGTGTTGGCGGCCGGCATCGCCATCGGTCTGCCGCCACTGGTGCTGCTGCTGTCCTCCTGTCGGCTATGGCGGTCTTGCCTTGGGGCGCTCTGGACCCTTTTGCGCTTGATTCCACCGCCGCTCACCGTGCTGCTGCTGTTGCTGAGCAACCGCCCGACCCTGGCCATCGGTGCTTTGGCCCTAGGACTCCACAATGCTGGTGTAATGGGGCGATTGCTGCAGGAGGGGTTGGATCAGCAGGACGATGGCTCCCGCACCGCCCTGCGCAGTAGTGGTGCATCGCAACGGGTGAGTTGGCTGTATGGCTTGCTCAGCCCGCGCAGCCCGTCCCACCTCGCTTATGGCGCCTATCGCAGTGACGTGATCCTGCGTGAGACGGTCGTGGTGGGTCTGATCGGTGGCAGTGGGCTGGGTTGGCAGCTGCTTGAGTCGCTCAGCTCCTTCCACTGGGCTGCGGTGTTGCTGCTGCTGGCTAGCTACGCCTTAATCACGCTTTGCGGCGAAGTGCTCAGTGATGGCTCCCGGCAGCACTGGCTGCAAAGCTGA
- a CDS encoding phosphonate ABC transporter ATP-binding protein, with the protein MTSLLELEQVQLAGPHGDRLKALSLQLQAGDRVALLGRSGAGKSSLLAVINGSLRPESGQVRFKGVPLTRLTRRQRAEIGTLWQDLRLIDELSIGQNVNAGALARHRLGWALANLLFRIGSEPSRHCLRQAGLEEALLADAALDRPVRQLSGGQRQRVALARLFRQQPALMLADEPLASLDPAIAAEVLDRLLACDQDGALCSGAEAVVVSLHRPELIDRFDRVLGLRDGALVIDAQAASVSADDLNGLYAS; encoded by the coding sequence GTGACGTCGCTTTTGGAGCTGGAGCAGGTTCAGCTGGCCGGACCCCATGGGGATCGGCTCAAAGCCTTGTCGCTCCAGCTCCAGGCCGGTGACCGGGTCGCCCTGCTTGGTCGCAGTGGCGCTGGCAAGAGTTCCCTGCTGGCGGTGATCAACGGCAGCCTGAGGCCCGAGTCCGGTCAGGTGCGCTTCAAGGGAGTGCCGCTGACGCGCCTGACCCGGCGCCAACGGGCTGAGATCGGCACGCTTTGGCAGGACCTGCGGCTGATTGATGAGCTCAGCATTGGTCAGAACGTCAATGCCGGTGCCTTGGCCCGTCATCGCCTGGGCTGGGCTCTTGCCAATTTGCTGTTTCGGATCGGCAGCGAACCCAGCCGTCACTGCTTGAGGCAGGCCGGACTGGAAGAGGCGCTGCTGGCGGATGCAGCCCTGGATCGTCCTGTGCGGCAGCTGTCGGGTGGTCAACGCCAACGGGTGGCGCTGGCACGCCTGTTCCGCCAGCAGCCGGCTTTAATGCTCGCCGATGAGCCGTTGGCCAGCCTGGATCCGGCCATTGCCGCCGAGGTGCTGGACCGGTTGCTTGCCTGTGATCAGGATGGGGCGCTGTGCAGCGGCGCGGAGGCCGTCGTGGTGTCGTTGCATCGCCCTGAGCTGATCGACCGTTTTGATCGTGTGCTCGGACTGCGCGATGGCGCCCTGGTGATCGATGCACAGGCCGCGAGTGTGTCGGCCGATGATCTCAACGGCTTGTACGCCTCATGA
- a CDS encoding putative selenate ABC transporter substrate-binding protein, with the protein MPTRERRAVALLAVLLCQGATVLPVVAQPTLKVGAIPDQNPERLNRLYGQLSDELSERLDVKVRYVPVSNYPAAVSAFRSGGLDLAWFGGLTGVQARLQTPGAQVLAQRDIDARFRSVFIANTNSGLQPITSINGLTSLRGKRFSFGSESSTSGRLMPQHFLAKAGVTPSQFSGGRPGFSGSHDATIAVVQSGAYEAGALNEQVWTSAVKDGRVNTEKVTVIWRTPEYVDYHWVVRPNLDQRFGAGFTGRLRKAILAIQPTTPRQAMILELFAAKRFIPAEASQYEPIERVGRELGKIR; encoded by the coding sequence ATGCCGACACGCGAACGTCGGGCCGTTGCCCTGCTGGCCGTCCTTCTTTGCCAAGGGGCAACGGTTCTTCCCGTGGTTGCTCAGCCCACCCTCAAGGTGGGAGCCATTCCTGATCAGAATCCTGAGCGACTCAATCGTCTCTATGGTCAGCTGTCTGACGAGCTGAGTGAACGCCTCGACGTCAAGGTGCGTTACGTGCCCGTCAGCAATTACCCGGCGGCCGTGAGTGCCTTCCGCAGTGGTGGTTTGGACCTGGCCTGGTTCGGAGGTCTCACCGGTGTGCAGGCGCGTCTGCAGACACCCGGTGCCCAGGTGCTGGCCCAGCGCGACATCGACGCCCGTTTCCGCAGTGTCTTCATCGCGAACACCAATTCCGGTCTGCAGCCCATCACCTCCATCAATGGTCTGACCAGCCTGCGCGGCAAGCGTTTCTCCTTTGGTTCGGAGAGTTCCACCTCAGGTCGGCTGATGCCGCAGCATTTCCTGGCCAAAGCGGGGGTGACCCCCAGCCAATTCAGTGGTGGCCGGCCTGGATTCAGCGGCAGCCACGACGCCACGATCGCTGTGGTGCAAAGCGGTGCCTACGAAGCTGGCGCTCTCAATGAGCAGGTGTGGACCTCGGCGGTGAAGGACGGGCGGGTTAACACTGAGAAGGTGACGGTGATCTGGCGCACCCCTGAATACGTCGATTACCACTGGGTGGTGCGTCCCAACCTGGATCAGCGCTTCGGGGCAGGCTTCACCGGCCGCTTGCGCAAGGCGATCCTGGCGATTCAACCCACCACGCCCCGTCAGGCCATGATCCTGGAGCTCTTCGCTGCCAAGCGTTTCATCCCAGCTGAGGCCAGCCAGTACGAACCGATCGAACGGGTGGGCCGCGAACTGGGCAAGATCCGGTGA
- a CDS encoding pyridoxal phosphate-dependent aminotransferase — MSRSPSLSSRAEALQPSLTLAISARAKALKLEGRDICSLSAGEPDFGTPDFIIEASIQALRDGLTRYGPAGGDPELREAIARKLSAENGIPTTAAEVMVTNGGKQAIYNLFQVLLNPGDEVLIPAPYWLSYPEMARLAQARPVPVPSSAASGFALDLAALEAAITPASRLLVINSPGNPTGRVLSLEELNGLAELVRRHPRLMVMTDEIYEYLLEDGVTHHSFAAVAPDLKERCFLVNGFAKGWAMTGWRLGYLSGHAAVIKAASALQSQSTSNVCSFAQRGALAAIEGSRACVREMAASYSARRRLLTEGLQALPGITLIPPTGAFYAFPQLPEGCADSMTFCQTALEHEGLAIVPGGAFGDDRCVRLSCAVSHETITDGLARLSRLLPAG; from the coding sequence ATGTCACGCTCGCCATCCCTGTCCAGTCGTGCCGAAGCCCTGCAGCCTTCGCTCACGCTGGCCATCAGTGCCCGGGCCAAGGCTCTGAAACTGGAAGGCCGGGACATCTGCAGCCTCAGTGCCGGCGAGCCTGATTTCGGCACGCCTGACTTCATTATTGAGGCCTCCATTCAGGCCCTCCGCGACGGTCTGACCCGCTATGGCCCCGCCGGCGGAGACCCCGAACTGCGTGAGGCCATTGCCCGCAAGCTCAGCGCTGAGAACGGCATTCCCACCACGGCCGCTGAGGTGATGGTGACCAACGGTGGCAAGCAGGCCATCTACAACCTGTTCCAGGTTTTGCTCAACCCTGGCGATGAGGTGCTCATCCCTGCGCCCTATTGGCTGAGTTATCCCGAGATGGCCAGACTGGCGCAGGCCCGACCCGTGCCGGTGCCCTCCTCGGCTGCAAGCGGTTTCGCCTTGGATCTGGCGGCCCTGGAAGCGGCAATCACGCCGGCCAGCCGGCTGCTGGTGATCAATTCACCAGGCAACCCCACCGGCAGGGTGCTCAGCCTTGAGGAACTGAACGGTCTGGCGGAGCTGGTGCGTCGTCATCCGCGTCTGATGGTGATGACCGATGAGATCTATGAATATCTGCTGGAGGATGGGGTGACCCACCACAGTTTTGCTGCGGTAGCGCCTGACCTGAAGGAACGCTGCTTCCTGGTCAATGGCTTTGCCAAGGGTTGGGCCATGACCGGCTGGCGGCTCGGCTACCTCAGCGGCCACGCCGCGGTGATCAAGGCAGCGTCAGCCCTGCAGAGTCAGAGCACCAGCAATGTGTGCAGCTTCGCCCAGCGCGGCGCCCTCGCGGCGATCGAGGGCTCGCGGGCCTGCGTGCGGGAGATGGCGGCGAGTTACAGCGCACGCCGGCGTCTGCTCACCGAGGGCCTGCAGGCTCTGCCTGGGATCACGCTGATCCCGCCCACTGGGGCGTTTTATGCGTTCCCGCAGCTGCCCGAAGGCTGCGCCGATTCGATGACGTTCTGCCAGACCGCACTGGAGCACGAGGGGCTGGCCATTGTTCCCGGTGGCGCCTTCGGCGATGACCGCTGCGTTCGGCTGTCCTGTGCTGTCTCGCATGAGACGATCACAGATGGACTCGCTCGCCTCTCTCGCCTGTTGCCCGCCGGCTGA
- a CDS encoding VOC family protein has translation MSAEATSLSWILASRQPRQLAGFYAELLNTSVRTGLADHHWIVPLGTSGTLQIYTPSRNRPWPSSGSVLAPCLQRQVEADPLEALTAWQEKVMALGGRSTEPPRLEPFGAECWMEDPEGQRFLLLVLPARPTTEAKA, from the coding sequence ATGTCCGCTGAGGCGACGTCGCTGAGCTGGATCCTGGCGTCCCGACAGCCACGCCAACTGGCGGGGTTTTATGCCGAGCTGCTGAACACCAGCGTCCGCACGGGACTGGCCGACCATCACTGGATCGTGCCGCTCGGAACCAGCGGCACTCTGCAGATCTACACACCGTCCCGCAATCGCCCCTGGCCGAGCTCAGGCTCCGTGCTGGCGCCATGCCTGCAGCGACAGGTGGAGGCCGATCCACTGGAAGCCTTGACCGCCTGGCAGGAGAAGGTGATGGCCCTGGGAGGGCGGAGCACAGAACCACCGAGGCTGGAGCCCTTCGGTGCCGAGTGCTGGATGGAGGATCCAGAAGGTCAGCGATTTCTGCTGCTGGTGCTTCCCGCTAGACCCACCACAGAAGCGAAAGCATGA
- a CDS encoding uracil-DNA glycosylase: MTSPISRALQTLEQSCAACSNCGLAEERQRAVVGRGNPEARLMLIGEAPGAEEDASGLPFVGRSGQLLSGLIAEAGLDEDDDLYICNVIKCRPPGNRKPTAQEMDQCRPWLEQQLTLINPPLVLLAGATALQSLLGIRSGISKRRGQWHDQDQRAFMPVFHPSYLLRFRSREPGSPQDLTLQDLKEARRRLYSERQSLR; the protein is encoded by the coding sequence ATGACGTCACCGATCTCCCGTGCGCTGCAGACCCTGGAGCAGAGCTGCGCCGCGTGCAGCAACTGCGGGCTGGCGGAGGAGCGCCAGCGGGCGGTGGTGGGTCGCGGCAATCCCGAGGCACGCCTGATGCTGATCGGTGAAGCACCGGGAGCTGAAGAGGACGCCAGTGGCCTGCCCTTTGTAGGGCGGTCAGGCCAGCTGCTCAGCGGCCTCATCGCCGAAGCAGGACTGGATGAAGACGACGACCTCTACATCTGCAATGTGATCAAGTGCCGTCCACCGGGAAACCGCAAACCGACGGCGCAGGAAATGGACCAGTGCCGACCTTGGCTGGAGCAGCAGCTGACCCTGATCAACCCGCCGCTGGTGCTTCTCGCCGGTGCCACGGCACTGCAGTCGCTGCTGGGGATCCGTAGCGGCATCAGCAAACGCCGCGGGCAATGGCATGACCAGGACCAGCGCGCCTTCATGCCGGTGTTTCATCCCTCTTATCTGCTGCGTTTCCGCTCCCGCGAACCGGGCAGTCCTCAGGACCTCACCCTGCAGGACCTGAAGGAGGCCCGGCGGCGTTTATACAGCGAACGTCAGTCACTGCGGTGA
- the ispG gene encoding (E)-4-hydroxy-3-methylbut-2-enyl-diphosphate synthase, whose amino-acid sequence MTGTLASTTETGSDVASNSRYDTVIHRRQTRTVMVGDVAIGSEHPVVVQSMINEDTLDIEGSVAGIRRLVDAGCEIVRVTTPSMAHAKAMGKIRSSLREQGCTVPLVADVHHNGIKIALEVVKHVDKVRINPGLFVFETADPNRQDFSKEEFDAIGERIKETFAPLVEALKRENKALRIGVNHGSLAERMLFTYGDTPEGMVESAMEFVRICDELDFHNIVISMKASRAPVMLAAYRLMADTLDKEGFNYPLHLGVTEAGDGDYGRIKSTAGIATLLAEGLGDTIRVSLTEAPEKEIPVCYSILQAIGLRKTMVEYVACPSCGRTLFNLEEVLNQVRDATSHLSGLDIAVMGCIVNGPGEMADADYGYVGKGPGTIALYRGREEIRKVPEAEGVDALVQLIKDDGRWVDPA is encoded by the coding sequence ATGACCGGCACCCTGGCCAGCACGACCGAGACCGGCAGTGACGTTGCCAGCAACTCCCGCTACGACACGGTGATTCACCGGCGTCAGACGCGCACGGTGATGGTGGGTGATGTGGCGATTGGCAGCGAGCACCCGGTGGTGGTGCAATCGATGATCAATGAGGACACCCTCGACATCGAAGGGTCGGTTGCCGGCATTCGCAGGCTTGTGGATGCCGGCTGCGAAATCGTGCGGGTGACCACGCCATCAATGGCCCATGCCAAGGCCATGGGCAAGATCCGATCCAGCTTGCGCGAGCAGGGATGCACCGTGCCGCTGGTGGCGGACGTGCATCACAACGGCATCAAGATCGCCCTTGAGGTGGTCAAGCATGTCGACAAGGTGCGGATCAATCCCGGCCTGTTCGTCTTTGAAACCGCTGATCCCAATCGCCAGGACTTCAGCAAGGAGGAGTTCGACGCCATCGGCGAACGCATCAAGGAGACATTCGCCCCGCTGGTGGAAGCCCTGAAGCGGGAGAACAAGGCCCTGCGCATCGGCGTGAATCACGGTTCGCTGGCCGAACGGATGCTGTTCACCTACGGCGACACGCCTGAAGGGATGGTTGAGTCGGCGATGGAATTCGTGCGCATCTGCGATGAACTCGACTTCCACAACATCGTGATCTCGATGAAAGCCTCCCGGGCGCCCGTGATGCTGGCGGCCTATCGCCTTATGGCCGACACTCTCGACAAAGAGGGGTTCAACTATCCATTGCACCTCGGCGTGACGGAAGCTGGCGACGGTGACTACGGCCGGATCAAGAGCACCGCTGGCATCGCCACCCTGCTCGCCGAAGGACTTGGGGACACCATCCGCGTATCGCTGACAGAAGCCCCGGAAAAGGAAATTCCTGTTTGCTATTCGATCCTTCAGGCCATCGGACTGCGCAAGACGATGGTCGAATACGTGGCCTGTCCGAGCTGCGGTCGCACTTTGTTTAATCTTGAGGAGGTGCTGAATCAGGTGCGCGACGCCACCTCACATCTCTCCGGTTTGGACATCGCCGTGATGGGTTGCATCGTGAACGGCCCCGGCGAAATGGCAGACGCTGACTACGGTTATGTGGGCAAGGGCCCGGGGACGATCGCCCTCTACAGAGGTCGGGAAGAGATTCGCAAGGTCCCTGAAGCCGAAGGGGTCGACGCCCTGGTTCAGCTGATCAAGGACGACGGACGCTGGGTGGATCCTGCCTGA
- a CDS encoding S41 family peptidase — protein MPTVTPRSGHSRHRGLLMILGAGGLTAAVAVAAPGLGLPSTSNSSITNSPKEVIDQVWQIVYRDFLDSTGKYSADSWTRLRKDLLSKSYAGPDESYEAIRGMLASLDDPYTRFLDPKEFKEMQIDTSGELTGVGIQISLDKDTKEILVVSPIEGTPASRAGVLPKDVIVSIDGKSTKGMTTEDAVKLIRGQEGTQVILGLRRKGEVVTVPLERARIEIQAVDSRLNTTKNGKKVGYIRLKQFNANASREMRAAIRELEAEGAEGYVLDLRSNPGGLLEASIDIARQWLDEGTIVSTKTRDGIQDVRRATGSALTDRPVVVLVNEGSASASEILSGALQDNDRAVLVGQKTFGKGLVQSVRGLSDGSGLTVTIAQYLTPKGTDIHKNGILPDVPVELSEKEIRTLTMEQLGTSKDSQYRAAETTLLKALRSPERGQAYQPGSANLQSALQR, from the coding sequence ATGCCCACCGTCACCCCCCGCTCTGGACATTCCCGTCACCGGGGGCTGCTGATGATCCTTGGGGCAGGAGGACTGACAGCGGCCGTGGCCGTAGCCGCCCCTGGTCTGGGGTTGCCCAGCACCTCGAATTCATCGATCACCAACAGCCCCAAGGAGGTGATTGACCAGGTCTGGCAGATCGTCTACCGCGATTTCCTGGATTCCACCGGCAAGTACTCCGCCGACAGCTGGACCCGTCTGCGCAAGGACCTGCTCTCCAAGAGCTATGCCGGTCCGGATGAGTCGTATGAGGCGATCCGAGGCATGCTCGCCAGCCTCGATGATCCCTACACCCGTTTCCTTGACCCGAAAGAGTTCAAGGAGATGCAGATCGACACCTCCGGAGAACTGACCGGTGTCGGCATCCAGATCTCCCTCGACAAAGACACCAAGGAGATCTTGGTGGTGTCGCCGATCGAAGGCACACCGGCGTCCAGGGCTGGCGTTCTGCCCAAGGATGTGATCGTCTCGATCGATGGGAAGTCCACCAAGGGGATGACCACCGAAGATGCGGTGAAGCTGATCCGAGGCCAGGAAGGCACCCAAGTCATCCTCGGTTTGCGGAGGAAAGGTGAGGTGGTGACCGTGCCCCTGGAGCGGGCGCGCATTGAGATTCAAGCTGTCGACAGTCGACTCAACACCACCAAAAATGGCAAAAAGGTCGGATACATCCGACTGAAGCAGTTCAATGCCAATGCCTCCCGAGAAATGCGGGCGGCGATCCGCGAGCTCGAAGCCGAAGGTGCTGAGGGCTATGTGCTCGACCTGCGCAGCAACCCAGGCGGACTGCTGGAAGCCAGCATCGACATTGCGCGTCAATGGCTCGACGAAGGCACGATCGTCAGCACCAAAACACGGGATGGCATCCAGGACGTGCGCCGGGCCACCGGCAGTGCACTGACCGATCGCCCCGTGGTGGTGCTGGTGAATGAAGGCTCGGCCAGTGCCAGCGAAATTCTTTCCGGGGCCTTGCAGGACAATGATCGCGCCGTGCTGGTGGGTCAGAAGACCTTCGGCAAGGGACTGGTGCAATCGGTGCGTGGGCTCTCCGACGGCTCCGGCCTGACGGTGACGATTGCCCAGTACCTGACTCCCAAGGGCACCGACATCCACAAGAACGGCATCCTCCCGGATGTTCCCGTGGAACTGAGCGAAAAGGAAATCCGCACGCTCACCATGGAGCAGCTCGGCACCAGCAAAGACAGCCAGTACCGAGCTGCGGAGACAACCTTGCTGAAAGCCCTGCGCTCCCCCGAACGTGGCCAGGCGTATCAGCCCGGCTCGGCCAACCTGCAATCAGCACTTCAGCGATAG
- a CDS encoding Nif11-like leader peptide family natural product precursor yields the protein MPDEQFQAFLKTAQSDPSLQRALREATSSDEVITLAQEAGFTIQADFTTTPSPLSDEELEGIDGGNCVTASWFKI from the coding sequence ATGCCTGACGAGCAATTTCAAGCCTTTCTCAAAACAGCACAATCCGACCCAAGCCTCCAAAGGGCACTGCGAGAAGCAACCAGCAGCGACGAGGTGATCACACTGGCCCAGGAAGCTGGCTTCACGATTCAAGCTGATTTCACGACAACGCCATCACCTTTGTCCGACGAAGAGCTTGAAGGCATTGATGGTGGCAACTGCGTGACAGCATCATGGTTCAAGATATAG